The DNA region AACATTGGAACACTCCACAAACAGGAAGTAAACATGGCCACACTGGTCCGGGAGTCGTACAACAAGTaaggacacacacgcgcgcaggaaTACACCGATTTCATACACAGATAGGGTTTCAATGCTTTTTTTTCAGATCAGGGCTTCGTTTCCCAAAAAACCTTGTAAAAAAAAGTAGTACGGCTAAGtagtacttaaaggtacactgtgcaggaaatggtcaaaatgggtactgcagctatgctgctcattgaaactgggttgcctatttccaaatttttGTGAAAGTTTATTGAGTAATAAACTTAttttttctagtatgacccaagtacagtcattttcgcagctaaatatgtctatttctggaaattcaaaatggcgcaccatggagaagatcccccttttcatgtatgaaaaatgcaatttttccagttataatgaatactttgaatttgatggtggtggtgagtattaatgaaaaaggtagcattagagaatgggtagtatgagttctgaaaataaacaactaaaaatcttacacagtgtatcTTTAGGCATGAGGTGCTGAGTgggctatacagtatatacgaAATAACTATCACATCATTATGAAAAGTTAATACATAAACTTTTTTACCTCGCATTGTGCACTTTAATTGCGCAAGCATTTTAATtgcatgtgcaagaaaaaaatattgtatgatTAAGTTATTGTATGCATATTATTTTAGTGATGTGATATATAGCCTATGGTGCCCCTCATATGTACTACTTTGACCTAAGTACTAGGCCTACTTAGGAGTTTTTGGGAATCACAGCCCATAACGAGTACACAAGTCTCAAGAGGAATTCCCAGGTAGTGCTCACATTcccatgactctgtgtgtgtgtgtgtgtgtgtgtgtgtgtgtgtgtgtgtgtgtgtgtgtgtgtgtgtgtgtgtgtgtgtgtgtgtgtgtgtgtgtgtgtgtgtgttacaggtacCTGGAGAAGGGCCATCCCTTATTGAGGCAGTTGGAAGTGTGGGATTGGAAAAGAACGTTGGGGtttgtgagtgcacgtgtgtttaACAGAAACGAGTTTTTCATCAGTAAACAGGAGGAACAAGGCGCCAGCAGCAAAGCAAACGTGAACATTCagaaggtaagtgtgtgtgtgtgtgtgtgtgtgtgtgtgtgtgtgtgtgtgtgtgtgtgtgtgtgtgtgtgtgtgtgtgtgtgtgtgtgtgtgcaagtatacagtaggcctatgttgacaTCTTGTAAGTACATCCCTTTGGGCCTTTTATTTATGCGCCGTAAacatagtttgtttgtttgttttacagtaacctggaaataggcctacattagcgtTATGCAAAGTTCACATAAGCACTTAACGCTGTTACATTTTCAAACCAATTTACAACAGTAAGCCACCATATAATTCACACGTTTTGGATATGGAGCAGCAATAAGGGACTATTAAAGGCTAATTAAACGCCGTTGTAATATATTTGAGTGTAGTGATGTGACTGTTGTTACAGTACGCAACGATGTGATTGGTGTCATGATGCCGATGTGATTGTTCTTGAAGGTGTCCATTGATCACAGCGGAAGTTttggaaaagaaaataaagtgaAGCTGCGTGTCCCAGCCAACACCACCCTGGCATACCGCTTCATGAAGCTAAAAATCAATGATGTTCAACCAATTATTCGACCAGGTGGGTAAAAACGTGGCTCAATGAACAGTTCCCCTGGAcaattaatggtgtgtgtgtgtgtgtgtgtgtgtgtgtgtgtgtgtgtgtgtgtgtgtgtgtgtgtgtgtgtgtgtgtgtgtgtgtgtgtgtgtgtgtgattggtgcgcccatgatttttgttttttaaaattgtttcacCTTGTTCCTCTTGTTTCTTTTCTCATGCTTCAAATGTCCCAAGGTCCAACCTGTGCGTAGCTTTTAGCAGATTATACTGTATAACGGTGGTTGGAGTCGCCATTGTGAAATCAAAAACACTATACccctatgttaaaatcccatagcgtatcatgatctgcttcagtagtcatggTACATGTTCACACGCgagtttcttttggtgaaattcagcttttcaatgttgacagcattcatgcaccCCAAAACCACATCAGTCCTATTACTAGGCTTGACTTTGTACTACAGTACGTGCTACGTACTACGATGAAACTATCTAAAACAAATCTGTTTATCTTTatgtcatcagaccacaggacatggttccagcaatgaTGAGACaatgataaacacatttgctttagatggtgtcaagcatgtgtggtggtaaccaagagagaaaaataaagaacaaAGATGTCCCATGGTTACAGTCAAGATTGGTAGTGGGACTGACTCGGTTTGGGGTTGCATGAGTTCAATGCAGATGTCATTTTCTACCTGGGTGGATTTTCCGCTATTTTGTATTTActtgaaattgaaaaaaatgcTTCACCTCTCTCATTTTTTCACCAAATCCAGTAAACCTTGTATAAATAGGATCTTTAGACCCACACGCACCAAATCACAGACTAAGATGCCAAATAGGAACTGAGCTTATGTCTCAGCCAAGTCATTACACCACTTCCCTTCACACCAAGGTacacatcaaagttggtgcaatTCAGCAATTAGGAGGCAATGATCAAATATAAGTTATATTCATTTATGACACAGTATATGGTTTCTTTGGTCACACATAGTCAACTCTCTTGGAAAGTCTGTTGATCTCCATTTTACATGCAATTCGCATGTGACATGTGTTTTTGCATCTCGACAAATACATATTCACAGCTTTATTCTGTGAGTCAGTGGTATCAAGTCCTTTCAGTATGCTGTATAGTTGTGTCAATAAATGCACATTATTAAAATTGTTTATTTCTTAACATGTATTGTAACTGTTATTGCATAAACAGCATTGTAGAAACATCTCTGTACTGCAACTTAAATTGCAGTAGCAGAACTGtaaatatacagtaaatacatgCACTGTACAATTAGAGTAAATTACTGGCAACTCTGGTAAATTGCTGTAATTTTACAAGGAGGCTGAATACAATAATTTCCtgctattattatttttctttttttactgtatcAGTTTTTAGAGTTTGTCGCAGCATTGGTTCTGGTATGGCGGAATCAACTTTCCCTAAACCAGAAAGTGTGATCACGATGGAGGTATTGGATCCAGAAGCCACGGCCAGAGATGAGACACTCCTCGAACCATTCTGTTCACTGGcactcagaggtgtgtgtgtgtgtgtgtgtgtgtgtgtgtgtgtgtgtgtgtgtgtgtgtgtgtgtgtgtgtgtgtgtgtgtgtgtgtgtgtgtgtgtgtgtgtgtcttggggccATTCATATAAGGCCTGGgaccaggggcgagtttaggctatttttagtggggccacggccccaccgtgacttggctcggccccactagctcaggagccttttaaaatattatttgtgaattggaaatgaatgtaattgcgcagtcgctttgcccctgcgcaatattctgctgctatTGCCctgtctggcaaccctgtgtatgagcttcaaggaaggtcttgtgacgagtctgctacacctcttctgattggtttgcatcttcatgcaactgcctgccgccagagttgtgttcagt from Engraulis encrasicolus isolate BLACKSEA-1 chromosome 5, IST_EnEncr_1.0, whole genome shotgun sequence includes:
- the LOC134449820 gene encoding uncharacterized protein LOC134449820, with the translated sequence MFEDKFSASVDGGATVAGLVGLKVGLQGEGSSEVHSNIGTLHKQEVNMATLVRESYNKYLEKGHPLLRQLEVWDWKRTLGFVSARVFNRNEFFISKQEEQGASSKANVNIQKVSIDHSGSFGKENKVKLRVPANTTLAYRFMKLKINDVQPIIRPVFRVCRSIGSGMAESTFPKPESVITMEVLDPEATARDETLLEPFCSLALRELARQLSPLGEESVDTRTTLLQLLTDIMVDQEVLHTLEMAVDNVNMGLTPDVESVEQEALKTQITSVLQLLPRSTSYHPLPYAIHLLITALTAV